The Mycolicibacterium boenickei genome has a segment encoding these proteins:
- a CDS encoding acyl-CoA carboxylase subunit beta yields MTNDPEWKETLEDLVRRREHAFGMGGPERLAKHHGKGKLDARARIARLLDPGTFQEFGTLVGGDIASDGLVAGSGRVDGTPVMVGAEDFTTLAGSIGPGGNAKRYRLAELALRNKIPLVMLLEGAGFRPSGEHYGRTPTDLIAQAKCSGKVPTVSAILGPSAGHGALVAPVCDFTIMSQQGAIFTAGPPVVKESTGEDISKEDLGGPNVALASGVIHNYAEDDETVIDDIRRYLSYFPSSAWSYPPTRLADDTAEPRPTPELLDIISRDNRRIYDMRAVLDEVFDRPDWFEVQPKFGRAIICALAHLGGYPVAVVANQPQVMAGSIDADAADKAAHFISVADSFHLPIVFLADNPGMLPGSQSERSGVLRSGARMFAAQTAATTLKLHVTLRKAFGFGSMVMSLLGFDDQVATFAYPGATMGAMGAAALSAATHAGEDYAEVLKRMELEASFRSAGHLGFDELISPEETRNALLVTLQHGIFSRQAVAEPVSRTLIMP; encoded by the coding sequence ATGACCAACGACCCCGAGTGGAAGGAAACGCTCGAGGACCTCGTCCGCCGGCGCGAACACGCATTCGGCATGGGTGGTCCCGAACGACTGGCCAAACACCACGGCAAGGGCAAACTCGATGCCCGGGCCCGGATCGCGCGGCTGCTCGATCCGGGCACCTTCCAGGAATTCGGCACGCTGGTCGGCGGTGACATCGCCTCTGACGGGCTGGTCGCCGGTTCGGGCCGCGTCGACGGCACGCCGGTGATGGTGGGCGCCGAGGATTTCACCACACTGGCCGGCAGCATCGGGCCTGGCGGTAACGCCAAACGCTACCGGCTCGCCGAACTGGCGCTACGCAACAAGATTCCGCTGGTGATGCTGTTGGAGGGCGCCGGTTTTCGCCCCAGCGGCGAGCACTACGGGCGCACCCCCACCGACCTCATCGCCCAGGCGAAATGCTCAGGGAAGGTGCCCACCGTATCGGCGATTCTCGGCCCGTCGGCGGGCCACGGCGCGCTGGTGGCGCCGGTGTGCGACTTCACCATCATGAGCCAGCAGGGCGCCATCTTCACCGCGGGACCGCCTGTGGTGAAAGAGTCGACCGGAGAGGACATCTCGAAGGAAGATCTCGGCGGCCCGAATGTCGCACTGGCGAGTGGCGTGATCCACAACTACGCCGAGGACGACGAGACCGTAATCGACGACATCCGCCGCTACCTGTCCTACTTCCCGTCGAGCGCATGGTCGTATCCGCCCACCCGCCTCGCCGATGACACCGCCGAGCCACGACCCACCCCCGAACTTCTCGACATCATTTCGCGCGACAACCGCCGCATCTACGACATGCGCGCCGTGCTCGACGAGGTCTTCGACCGGCCTGACTGGTTCGAGGTCCAGCCGAAGTTCGGCCGCGCCATCATCTGTGCGCTCGCGCACCTGGGCGGCTATCCGGTTGCGGTGGTGGCCAATCAACCGCAGGTGATGGCCGGTTCGATCGACGCCGACGCGGCCGACAAGGCCGCCCACTTCATCTCGGTCGCCGACTCGTTCCACCTACCGATCGTGTTCCTCGCCGACAACCCCGGCATGCTCCCGGGCAGCCAGTCCGAGCGCAGCGGGGTATTACGCAGCGGCGCACGCATGTTCGCCGCACAGACCGCCGCGACCACGCTCAAGCTGCACGTGACGCTGCGCAAGGCGTTCGGCTTCGGCTCGATGGTGATGTCGCTCTTGGGTTTCGACGACCAGGTGGCCACCTTCGCCTATCCCGGAGCCACGATGGGCGCGATGGGCGCGGCCGCGCTGAGCGCCGCGACCCACGCCGGCGAGGACTACGCCGAGGTACTCAAACGGATGGAACTCGAAGCGTCCTTCCGGTCGGCGGGTCACCTCGGCTTCGATGAGCTCATCTCCCCCGAGGAGACCCGCAACGCGCTGCTGGTCACCCTGCAGCATGGCATCTTCAGCCGTCAGGCGGTCGCCGAGCCGGTGTCCCGCACCCTGATCATGCCGTAA
- a CDS encoding amidohydrolase family protein, whose amino-acid sequence MNKDDMILISVDDHIVEPPDMFKNHLPKKYADEAPRLVHNPDGSDTWQFRDIVIPNVALNAVAGRPKEEYGLEPQGLDEIRKGCYNVDERVKDMNAGGILGSICFPSFPGFAGRLFATEDPEFSLALVQAYNDWHIDEWCGAYPARFIPMALPVIWDAEACADEVRRVSKKGVHALTFTENPAAMGYPSFHDDYWTPLWKALCDTNTVLNVHIGSSGKLAITAPDAPLDVMITLQPMNIVQAAADLLWSKPIKDYPDLKIGLSEGGTGWIPYFLERVDRTYEMHSTWTHQNFGGKLPSEVFREHFLTCFISDPVGVTLRDKIGVDNIAWEADYPHSDSMWPGAPEELWDVLTENNVPDDEINKMTHENAMRWYSFDPFTHISREQATVGALRKAAEGHDVSIQALSHHEQGTRGDALHAAARGNSGSE is encoded by the coding sequence GTGAACAAAGACGACATGATCCTGATCAGCGTGGACGATCACATTGTCGAACCACCTGACATGTTCAAGAACCACCTGCCGAAGAAGTACGCCGACGAGGCACCACGTCTGGTGCACAACCCTGACGGCAGCGACACCTGGCAGTTCCGCGACATCGTCATTCCCAACGTCGCGTTGAATGCGGTCGCCGGGCGCCCCAAGGAGGAGTACGGGCTCGAACCCCAGGGCCTCGACGAGATCCGCAAGGGTTGCTACAACGTCGATGAGCGCGTCAAGGACATGAACGCCGGCGGCATCCTCGGCTCGATCTGCTTCCCGTCCTTCCCCGGGTTCGCCGGACGCTTGTTCGCGACCGAGGACCCGGAGTTCTCGCTGGCGCTGGTGCAGGCCTACAACGACTGGCACATCGACGAATGGTGCGGCGCCTATCCGGCGCGCTTCATTCCGATGGCGCTGCCGGTCATCTGGGACGCCGAGGCCTGCGCTGATGAGGTGCGCCGGGTCTCGAAGAAGGGCGTGCACGCGCTGACGTTCACCGAGAACCCAGCAGCGATGGGCTACCCCAGCTTCCATGACGACTACTGGACTCCGCTGTGGAAGGCGTTGTGCGACACCAACACTGTGCTCAACGTGCACATCGGCTCGTCGGGCAAGCTGGCCATCACCGCACCCGACGCACCGCTGGACGTGATGATCACCCTGCAGCCGATGAACATCGTGCAGGCCGCCGCGGACCTGTTGTGGTCCAAGCCCATCAAGGACTACCCCGATCTCAAGATCGGGCTGTCCGAGGGCGGCACGGGCTGGATTCCCTACTTCCTGGAGCGCGTCGACCGGACCTACGAGATGCACTCGACCTGGACCCATCAGAACTTCGGCGGCAAGCTGCCCAGCGAGGTGTTCCGGGAGCACTTCCTGACCTGCTTCATCTCCGACCCGGTCGGCGTGACCCTGCGCGACAAGATCGGCGTCGACAACATCGCCTGGGAAGCCGACTACCCGCACAGCGACTCGATGTGGCCGGGTGCCCCCGAGGAGTTGTGGGACGTGTTGACCGAGAACAACGTGCCGGACGACGAGATCAACAAGATGACGCACGAGAACGCCATGCGCTGGTACTCGTTCGATCCGTTCACCCACATCTCACGGGAGCAGGCCACCGTCGGCGCGCTGCGTAAAGCCGCTGAGGGTCATGATGTTTCGATTCAGGCGCTGAGCCATCACGAGCAGGGCACCCGCGGTGACGCGCTGCACGCGGCGGCCCGCGGCAACTCCGGGTCCGAGTAG
- a CDS encoding cytochrome P450: protein MTVRTVDDVARMFADPSAYADEATLHTALTHLRANAPVSWVEVPDYAPFWAITKHADIMEIERANDIFTNSPRPVLVTREGDEQQAAIGIRTLIHTDDPLHRDLRAIGANWFRPKAMRALKDRADELAKRFVDRMVDEGPECDFVQQVAVNYPLYMIMTLLGVPESDFGFMLKLTQELFGSDDDEFKRGTSMEEQGMALLEMFQYFTELTASRRADPTDDLASTIANATLNGEPLSDIDTVSYYAIIAAAGHDTSSASISGGMHALLQNPDQLARLQNDMSLMPLAVEEMVRWTTPVKEFMRTAQQDYEIRGVRVAKGESVLLSYVSGNRDEDVFVDPFRFDVGRDPNKHIAFGYGVHFCLGAALARMEINSFFSELLPRLRSAELAGAPQHMATTFVGGLKHLPVRYSLT from the coding sequence ATGACCGTCCGCACCGTCGACGATGTCGCCAGGATGTTCGCCGATCCATCGGCATATGCCGACGAGGCGACATTGCATACGGCGTTGACCCACCTGCGGGCGAACGCCCCGGTGTCCTGGGTCGAGGTGCCCGACTACGCCCCGTTCTGGGCGATCACCAAGCACGCGGACATCATGGAGATCGAGCGCGCCAACGACATCTTCACCAACTCGCCGCGACCGGTACTGGTAACGCGTGAGGGCGATGAGCAGCAGGCCGCGATCGGCATCCGCACGTTGATCCACACCGACGACCCACTGCACCGCGACCTGCGGGCCATCGGAGCCAACTGGTTTCGGCCGAAGGCCATGCGCGCGTTGAAGGATCGTGCCGACGAACTGGCCAAGCGGTTCGTCGACAGGATGGTCGATGAAGGTCCGGAATGCGACTTCGTGCAGCAGGTCGCCGTGAACTATCCGCTGTACATGATCATGACGCTGCTCGGCGTGCCCGAGTCCGACTTCGGGTTCATGCTCAAGCTCACCCAGGAGCTGTTCGGCAGTGACGACGACGAGTTCAAGCGCGGTACCAGCATGGAAGAGCAGGGCATGGCGCTGCTCGAGATGTTCCAGTACTTCACCGAACTGACCGCTTCGCGTCGGGCCGATCCGACCGATGACCTGGCTTCGACGATCGCCAACGCCACCCTCAACGGGGAGCCGCTGTCCGATATCGACACGGTCTCCTATTACGCGATCATCGCCGCCGCCGGCCACGACACCAGCAGCGCCAGCATCTCCGGCGGCATGCACGCGCTACTGCAGAACCCCGACCAACTGGCCCGGCTGCAGAACGACATGAGTCTGATGCCGCTGGCGGTCGAGGAGATGGTCCGGTGGACGACACCGGTCAAGGAATTCATGCGCACCGCGCAGCAGGACTACGAGATTCGCGGTGTGCGGGTCGCGAAGGGCGAGTCGGTGCTGCTGTCCTATGTGTCGGGTAATCGCGATGAGGACGTCTTCGTCGACCCGTTCCGCTTCGATGTCGGGCGAGATCCCAACAAACACATCGCGTTCGGCTACGGTGTGCATTTCTGTCTCGGCGCCGCACTGGCCCGGATGGAGATCAACAGCTTCTTCTCCGAGCTGCTGCCGCGGCTACGGTCCGCTGAACTCGCCGGCGCACCGCAGCACATGGCCACGACGTTCGTCGGCGGGCTCAAGCACCTGCCGGTGCGTTACTCGCTCACATAG
- a CDS encoding CstA-like transporter-associated (seleno)protein, with the protein MGDNHYRRYVAHRERTHPGEPVLSERDYWKMRHRNTEANPGARCC; encoded by the coding sequence ATGGGCGACAACCACTATCGGCGCTACGTCGCTCACCGGGAACGCACCCATCCCGGTGAGCCGGTGCTGTCCGAGCGGGATTATTGGAAGATGCGGCACCGCAATACGGAGGCCAATCCCGGCGCACGCTGCTGCTGA
- a CDS encoding LLM class F420-dependent oxidoreductase, which yields MSEPVARAVKVDRGIPSRLAEVPQIARDLEAHGYDGCWTGEINHDPFLPLAIAAEHTERIQIGTSIAVAFARNPMTTAQLGWDLQTYSGGRFILGLGTQIQPHIEKRFSMPWSHPARRMREYIEALQAIWSCWRDGTKLRFEGEFYTHKIMTPMFTPEPSALPFPKVFLAAVGELMTEVCGEMADGLLAHAFTTRRYLDEVTTVALQRGMDRSGRDRGDFELSCPVFLVTGADEQEMAAASVATRKQLAFYGSTPAYRKVLELHGWEDRHTELHRLSLAGEWDAMGQLIDDEVLGTFAVVAPIPELAAALRRRCDGVIDRVLPGFPAAVSPETVNAVLQEFRECPPVRSNV from the coding sequence ATGAGTGAACCGGTTGCCCGCGCCGTCAAGGTTGACCGCGGCATTCCCAGTCGGCTTGCCGAGGTCCCGCAGATCGCCCGCGACCTGGAGGCCCACGGCTACGACGGGTGCTGGACCGGTGAGATCAACCATGACCCGTTCCTGCCCCTGGCCATTGCCGCCGAGCACACCGAGCGGATCCAGATCGGCACCAGCATCGCGGTGGCCTTCGCACGCAATCCGATGACCACGGCCCAGCTCGGCTGGGACCTGCAGACCTACTCGGGTGGCCGTTTCATTCTCGGATTGGGGACCCAGATCCAACCGCACATCGAGAAACGGTTCAGCATGCCGTGGAGTCACCCGGCGCGCCGCATGCGCGAGTACATCGAAGCGCTGCAGGCGATTTGGAGCTGTTGGCGCGACGGGACCAAGCTGCGGTTCGAGGGCGAGTTCTACACCCACAAGATCATGACGCCGATGTTCACCCCGGAGCCGTCGGCGCTGCCGTTCCCCAAGGTGTTCCTTGCCGCCGTGGGTGAACTGATGACCGAAGTGTGCGGCGAGATGGCCGACGGTCTGCTTGCTCACGCGTTCACCACCCGGCGCTATCTCGACGAGGTGACCACGGTGGCGTTGCAGCGCGGCATGGATCGCAGCGGGCGTGACCGCGGTGACTTCGAGCTGTCCTGCCCGGTCTTCCTGGTCACCGGCGCCGACGAACAGGAGATGGCCGCGGCGTCGGTCGCGACCCGCAAACAGCTCGCGTTCTACGGCTCGACCCCGGCCTACCGCAAAGTCCTGGAACTGCACGGCTGGGAAGATCGGCATACCGAACTGCACCGGCTGTCGCTGGCCGGCGAGTGGGACGCGATGGGCCAACTCATCGACGACGAGGTGCTCGGCACCTTCGCCGTGGTGGCCCCGATCCCCGAACTGGCCGCGGCGTTGCGGCGCCGCTGCGACGGCGTCATCGACCGGGTGCTCCCGGGCTTTCCCGCCGCGGTATCCCCGGAAACCGTGAACGCGGTACTGCAGGAGTTTCGCGAATGCCCGCCAGTGAGGAGCAACGTATGA